The DNA window CGTATTCTCATCGCATATTTCATCATGGGCTGCTTGATGGGCGCAACGTAGGCATCGAGTTCACTGGTCATGAGTTCTGCCCGCTTCTGTGCGATCACCAGATCAATCATCCTGCTGATTCCGAGCGACATCCCTGTGGCTGGCATCGGTTGGCTTCCAAGCTTCTCGATGAGGGTGTCATAGCGTCCTCCTCCGAGAATGGAGCCAACATCCGGCTCTCCAGCGTACTTGCCCTCGAACACAGGACCTGTGTAGTAGTCCAGTCCTCTGGCAAGCGACATGTCGAACAGGATTGACCGGTCAACCCCACACTCGGAGAACACATCAGCCATGAACTGGAGCTCGTCCACTCCCTGTGTGCCGGTCTCAGAGCCTGCCAACAGAGAGCGAAACTCGCTCAGTACGCTGCTGTCCCCGCGAAGCATAATGGCGTCGAGAAGGAACTGACTACTGTCGCTACTGACACCGCGGTCCTTCAGTTCCTCTGTGACTCCATCCTGACCAATCTTATCCAGCTTGTCAATTGCCCTGAAACACTCGTGGGCCAGCTCATCCTTGACACCCGCCTTCTCGACCAGTCCTCGCAACACCTTTCGGTTGTTGATTCTCACTGCATACCCACTACCAAAGACCCTTCTGAGAAACTCGAGTGCCACAAGGACGACCTCTGCGTCTGCCGCAGGACTGCTCGCTCCTATGATGTCTGCGTCCGCCTGTGTGAACTCTCTGTAGCGTCCAGCCTGAGGACGGTCGTATCTCCAAGCCTTCCCGATAGCATATCTCTTGAAGGGCTTCGGCAGCTGCGGATTGGTCGCAACAATCCTCGCCAGTGGGACGGTAAGGTCAAAACGGAGCCCAACATCACGGTCACCCTTGTCCTTGAACTTGAAAGTCTCGGCTTCAACGTCCTCTCCTCCCTTCGCTGCAAGTGTCTCCCATAGTTCCACTACAGGGGAATCAAGCGGCTCGTATCCAAAGAGCTGAAACACCTCTTCCGCCGTGTTGGCGAGGTATTGGCTCGCTCGCATCTCCGGACCAATCAGATCGCGCATACCCCGGACTGTCCTAAGGTCTGTCAGCGGGAAAACCTCCTCTGGTATAGGTGAGCCGGCTCTGCTAACGTGCACCTACTGAATGAGTCATAGAACAAGATGAACGAATGCACCAGCCTTCATGCCGTCACCATCAGCGATTTCGACTAGGTCGATGTTTAAAGGTTTTGCCTCACTCCGCTCTAGAGGTCCGGGAGTGGGATGGCACCAGCAAGAATCAGTGAAACGTAGAAGACCAAGCCGACTGCCATAATCAGAGCGTCTTTCGCAACCCGTTCCATAAGTTCACCCTTGTTGTCGGCAAGGTAGACGTAGAACACCTTGTTCATCACCGAGGTGGCAGTTGCAAGCGTCGCTGCGAGCACAGTCACTGAGAGGGAGATGGTCCCTGCGGAGTAGAGCGGAACAACAGCCGCTACAACTGCTCCTGCAGACGCGATTCCACCAATCATTGCGGCGAAAAGGACACCCTGGTCGTTGAAGAGCATCTGAAGGACGAGAGACGTGAGGGACACTAGGGTGAACAGTGTAGCAAACCTGACAGCTGCACCTAACTCAAAGGGCGAGACGAGTTTCATGTCTATCTCGCCCTCGTGGTGCATCTCCGCATACCTTCTCTCCCTCGCCAGTCTGAATAGACCCATGAACACAAGAATGGCCAATGGGACCATGTAGTACTGAAAGACCCGCAGTGTGGGATCGAGCAACACAACGAGAAGCGTGTTTCGCAATACCATGGCCAGATTCGCGAATATGGCCCCCAGTGATATTCGACCCGGGTTGGCGTGCTTGGTCGCAACATGGAACTCCGCAAGACTTGTGACCGTGGCCTCGCTGTTTGCAAGCCCGCCAAAGAAGCCGAAGAAGTACGGTCCTCGGTTCTTGTACTTCTTCACAAGTATGTAGTTCGCGAAACTGATGCCAAGCAGAAGCACAATGAGTATGTATGTCTGGAAGACTGGAAATGAGATGCCAAGTATCGAGATGGACTGCGGCATCAGGGGCCAGAGGAACAGTATGAGTACGGCCAATTCAACGGCACTAATCATCTCCTCCTTCGTTATCACGGCGACTGCAGCTGAGACCTCCTCCTTGAAGCCCAGTACTAGGAACACCATGAATGAGACGGTCATTGACAGGGTTGCCAGTGGTCCAACCAGCTGCGGGGCTGTCACAGGCTTGTCGAGTCCCACGAGGGCTCCCAGTATGAATACCAGTCCGAAAGCTATCGAGGTCGTGAGGCCCTTTCTGGTAGTTCGGAATACCTTGTGCACCACTTGCGTGGACACAAAGATGGCGGAGATGCATGCCGCATAGATCATGATTATTGGATTCGCCGACACTGTGAAGGAGTATGCAGCCAGCATGCCGAACAGGCTGTGCAGACCGAACGACCTCACCCCGATTCCCTCTCCCTCGGTCATTCGCTTCTGGCGCTCTAGCCCTATTAGTGCCCCTACAGCGAAACCTAGGAGGCATCGTATTATCACGTCCGGGCTGGAGAACACACTCTGCATACGGTATCACATTCTGGAAACGTCCATTGTCCTCAACGCCCATTTAGAGATTTTGCTGTTCACAGTGGGACACGAAAAAGAGAAGAGAGCTGGGCACTAGCCCAGCTTGGTGTTCTTCAGCAGAATTGAGAGTGGAATGTCAGCATACTCACCTGTTGGTAGAGTTCGCCTGACCGTCATCGGCAGTACTCCCGCCTTCATTTCCGCCTCTGCAAACCCGAAGAGCTCCCTTGTCTTCCCTTCCATGGGTATGAGCGTTGGAGCGCCCATTGAGACCTGCAAGGCTCGAGCGCCAATCACCCTGGCCTTCTCATACTTGGTCAGCCACTTGGGACCAATCGGCACTCCCATTGCCTTGTTGTCCGTCTCAATCCCTGACTCTACGGACACCTTCTCCTCCACCCTTCGGACAACCTCAAGTGGAGGTAGCTTGACCCTCTCGGGCTCTGCTTCGGAGCTCTTCTTCTTCTTCTTCTTGTCAGACGGCTCGTCCGACACCTTCTCATCCAGAAGGGCCTTTGCTGCCGAGATCATGCCTTCAGCCTTGGCCTGGCTCAGACCTGAGACTGTTTCAGCCAGTACTGCGGCATCCGCTTCGGCAACCTTGGCTACGGTATCATAACCTGCAGCTGCAAGTTTCTCTGCGGTCTTCTGTCCGACGTTGGGAATCCGAGTGAGGGCGGTAACTGGCTTCCGCTCTGGTTCTTCATCCTCAACGAAGTCACTTGGGTCGGGTGCATCTGACATCTGTTGAACACCTGTGTAGACACTACTCTGATTCTGGTCTAGTCTTCGTCATGATCGCCGCCGTCTTCTCCGCTCGGGGGCGCGCCACTCGGGCCCTTGCCGCCCTTGGAGCTGATGACGTCGTCAATCTTGAGAATCATCTGTGAGGCTTCCGCGGCCGAACGTATGATCTGCCTCTTTACCACCGCAGGCTCGACAACTCTGCTCTTCTTCATGTCTGCGACCTTGCCCTTCTCAATGTCAACTCCAAAGGTGAACTTCCCTTCGGTCTGGGCATTTCGCAGAGCGACGAGGATGTCTATCGAGTCCAGTCCGGCGTTCTCCGCAAGTGCTGCAGGAATGGCCTCAAGACTGTCTGCGAAGGCATTGACTGCATACTGTTCGCGACCCTCGAGGGTTGCGGAGTACTGCCTGAGCCTGTATGCGATGGCCGCCTCAGGGGCACCGCCTCCATAGACTATCTGGGGCGTCTGGACAACGTCCTTGACCACGTACAATGCATCGTTGAGTGCGCGGTCGACCTCGTCCGCAATGTGCTCGGTGCCGCCCCGGACCATGATTGTCACAGCTGAGGTCTTGGGCGTGCCTTCGACGAAGAGCATCTTGTCCTTGCCAACCTGTCGCTCTTCGACGAGCTTTGCGTGTCCCAGGTCCGCCTTCGTGAGGTTCTGAATCTTGGACACTATGGTGGCTCCGGTCGTCTTGTGCAGTCGCTCAACATCTGACTTCTTGATACGTCTCACTGCGAGTA is part of the Candidatus Thorarchaeota archaeon genome and encodes:
- a CDS encoding MgtC/SapB family protein codes for the protein MQSVFSSPDVIIRCLLGFAVGALIGLERQKRMTEGEGIGVRSFGLHSLFGMLAAYSFTVSANPIIMIYAACISAIFVSTQVVHKVFRTTRKGLTTSIAFGLVFILGALVGLDKPVTAPQLVGPLATLSMTVSFMVFLVLGFKEEVSAAVAVITKEEMISAVELAVLILFLWPLMPQSISILGISFPVFQTYILIVLLLGISFANYILVKKYKNRGPYFFGFFGGLANSEATVTSLAEFHVATKHANPGRISLGAIFANLAMVLRNTLLVVLLDPTLRVFQYYMVPLAILVFMGLFRLARERRYAEMHHEGEIDMKLVSPFELGAAVRFATLFTLVSLTSLVLQMLFNDQGVLFAAMIGGIASAGAVVAAVVPLYSAGTISLSVTVLAATLATATSVMNKVFYVYLADNKGELMERVAKDALIMAVGLVFYVSLILAGAIPLPDL
- the hisS gene encoding histidine--tRNA ligase, yielding MRDLIGPEMRASQYLANTAEEVFQLFGYEPLDSPVVELWETLAAKGGEDVEAETFKFKDKGDRDVGLRFDLTVPLARIVATNPQLPKPFKRYAIGKAWRYDRPQAGRYREFTQADADIIGASSPAADAEVVLVALEFLRRVFGSGYAVRINNRKVLRGLVEKAGVKDELAHECFRAIDKLDKIGQDGVTEELKDRGVSSDSSQFLLDAIMLRGDSSVLSEFRSLLAGSETGTQGVDELQFMADVFSECGVDRSILFDMSLARGLDYYTGPVFEGKYAGEPDVGSILGGGRYDTLIEKLGSQPMPATGMSLGISRMIDLVIAQKRAELMTSELDAYVAPIKQPMMKYAMRIRSDLVRAGFTAEVDLLERPLKKLLEVADSKKACSVIIVGPRDLENDEVSVRDMTTKETQLVKIADLKKVLKAMRRK
- a CDS encoding DNA-directed RNA polymerase subunit K; protein product: MSDAPDPSDFVEDEEPERKPVTALTRIPNVGQKTAEKLAAAGYDTVAKVAEADAAVLAETVSGLSQAKAEGMISAAKALLDEKVSDEPSDKKKKKKSSEAEPERVKLPPLEVVRRVEEKVSVESGIETDNKAMGVPIGPKWLTKYEKARVIGARALQVSMGAPTLIPMEGKTRELFGFAEAEMKAGVLPMTVRRTLPTGEYADIPLSILLKNTKLG